The proteins below are encoded in one region of Hordeum vulgare subsp. vulgare chromosome 3H, MorexV3_pseudomolecules_assembly, whole genome shotgun sequence:
- the LOC123440188 gene encoding uncharacterized protein LOC123440188: MARNIAVHGQVKLGKPIGPSHLPYGNAFLCASSYPLGEQLPITKGKDIAEMSREIKKLNVPSATIITNSSHRDGSIYKNPSLHVFRVKKRGETQLEPMGKSDPPSCFPDQKRCRVHFECDMMQIFSLKLAKVPMNASSVQLYGYIAARDYLDSSLNYIVNRSRDNPLMVRQGSLIEMTGPKRGITMTCPVLVEYDMRIKTGEQEEDDLQLIDGASDFCEVSTPSRPYTSRINGDCGAVDITVAHVVNAVEATIDVVVSEVQSGFKLSLSSFVFVRGSCKGIDLLCDIIGESCVLTRRYVIAVELDSWMHLKLKVGQKGSKYDDLERYCRFKANLHGYARRQIRLEHASISLKVTWSVLP; the protein is encoded by the exons ATGGCAAGGAATATTGCAGTACATGGCCAAGTGAAACTGGGTAAGCCGATTGGGCCCAGCCACCTCCCTTATGGCAATGCATTTTTGTGCGCCTCCAGTTATCCTCTGGGCGAACAACTTCCCATCACCAAAGGGAAGGATATAGCAGAAATGAGTAGGGAAATCAAGAAGCTCAATGTACCATCAGCCACCATCATTACAAATAGTAGCCATCGCGATGGGTCTATATACAAAAACCCGTCCCTTCACGTATTTCGTGTCAAAAAACGTGGTGAGA CACAATTGGAGCCAATGGGGAAATCGGACCCTCCTAGTTGCTTTCCTGACCAGAAAAGGTGTCGTGTGCATTTTGAATGTGACATGATGCAAATTTTCTCATTAAAATTGGCTAAAGTTCCTATGAACGCAAGTTCGGTACAATTGTATGGATATATAGCAGCACGGGATTATCTGGATTCATCGCTTAATTATATTGTCAATCGTAGCAGGGACAATCCTCTTATGGTGCGACAG GGTTCTCTCATTGAGATGACTGGCCCTAAGAGGGGCATCACAATGACCTGCCCTGTTCTAGTTGAGTATGACATGAGGATCAAGACAGGGGAGCAAGAAGAAGATGATCTACAATTAATTGACGGCGCATCAGACTTCTGCGAAGTATCCACACCTTCTCGTCCATATACGAGTCGCATTAATGGCGATTGTGGTGCAGTTGACATCACTGTAGCACACGTTGTCAATGCAGTGGAGGCTACAATAGATGTTGTTGTATCAGAAGTGCAGAGTGGATTCAAGTTATCTCTCAGTTCGTTTGTGTTTGTACGTGGGTCATGTAAGGGAATCGACCTCCTGTGTGATATTATTGGTGAGTCATGTGTTTTAACAAGAAGATACGTGATTGCCGTAGAGCTGGATAGTTGGATGCATTTGAAGCTCAAGGTAGGACAGAAAGGCTCTAAATACGATGATTTGGAACGTTATTGTCGCTTCAAAGCAAACCTCCATGGATATGCACGTCGACAAATACGACTTGAGCACGCCTCTATCTCGCTGAAGGTGACTTGGTCGGTTCTGCCATGA